The proteins below come from a single Erinaceus europaeus chromosome 20, mEriEur2.1, whole genome shotgun sequence genomic window:
- the ROBO4 gene encoding roundabout homolog 4 isoform X3 encodes MPSLDRQVNPRAGRSGSESFSPWVSSQFSKAGSIGFLQAASLLGQSLSHKQAPAPSSAVSACTGHSAWDQDRGLPAAMSCKGAGLLWAQWALSLLLLLGMGGTAQDYPPQILVHPEDQLLQGPGPAKMSCRASGQPPPTIHWLRNGEPLSMVSPDIHYLLPDGTLLLLQPPAEGHAWDKQTPSTDLGVYTFLREDFQMEPRDTVAMVGEQVVLECRPPWGHPEPTVTWWKDGRPLALQPGRHMLTRSSLLVTRAEMRDSGIYMCVATNSAGQRESRAAHVSVQEPQDYQEPVELLAVRIQLENVTLLNPEPEPAKHPQPGPAVWLSWKVSGPAAPAQAYTALFRAQAAGGPGTPWAEALLAGWQSAELGGLRWGQDYELKVRPSSGRARGPDSNVLLLRLPEQAPSAPPQEVTLKPGNGSIFVSWAPPPTENHNGIIRGYQVWSLGNTSLPPSNWTVVAEQTQLEISARMSGSYCIQVAAVTGAGAGEPSSPVCLVLEHALERASRESSETGPWTLEQLTATLRRPEVIASGAVGLWLLLLGTAVCVHRRRRAGMHLGPGLYRYTSEDAILKHRMDHSDSPWLADTWRSTSRDLSSTSSLSSRLGADPRDPLDCHRSLISWDPQSPGVPLLPDTSTFYGSLIAQLPSSSPARPSPQTPAVRHLPPQRTRLSSPWPSSDSLCSRRGLSSPRLSLAPTEAWKAKKKQELQQANSSPLLRASHPTELRAWELGNRGSRNLSQSPVYHTPEAVPRALVAWRVLGPQILSNSSELLARTPPPSTSLSPRRASTQSQQTQHRVEPPAPSPLPMPASPSPPRPPSPPSPPASSLSGPSPASSRLSSSSLSSLGEDQDSVLTPEEVALCLDLSEGEETPRNSASPMPRAPSPPTTYGYISMPTTSELADMGQAGGGEGSEGTDLLRPPRPCPTPTPSEGSLANGWGSASEDNTLSARASLVSSSDGSFLADAHFAQALAVAVDSFGLGLESREADCVFTDASSLPSSRDDLFLTSSLSLPLWEWRSDWLEELEHGHTQRLSRGLPPWPPDSWIPSQRSQLSSPVPKATSKPLK; translated from the exons ATGCCCAGTCTGGATCGCCAAGTAAACCCCAGGGCTGGAAGGTCAGGGTCAGAAAGTTTCTCTCCCTGGGTCTCCTCCCAGTTCTCCAAGGCAGGAAGCATCGGTTTCCTCCAAGCTGCTtccctcctggggcagagtctcaGTCACAAACAAGCACCCGCCCCGTCCTCTGCTGTGAGTGCATGCACTGGACACAGTGCTTGGGACCAGGACAGAGGCCTGCCGGCAGCCATGAGCTGTAAAGGAGCCGGCCTCTTGTGGGCCCAGTGGGCCCTGTCTCTCCTGCTTCTGCTTGGCATGG gAGGCACAGCTCAGGACTACCCGCCCCAGATCCTAGTCCACCCTGAGGACCAGCTGCTTCAGGGCCCTGGCCCTGCCAAGATGAGCTGTCGGGCTTCTGGCCAGCCACCCCCCACCATCCACTGGCTGCGGAATGGGGAGCCTCTGAGCATGGTGTCCCCTGATATCCACTACCTCCTACCTGATGGAACCCTGTTGCTGCTGCAGCCCCCTGCTGAGGGGCATGCCTGGGACAAGCAGACCCCCTCCACGGACCTGGGCGTCTACACAT tccttcgGGAGGATTTCCAGATGGAGCCTCGGGACACGGTGGCCATGGTGGGTGAGCAGGTGGTTCTGGAGTGCAGGCCACCCTGGGGACACCCGGAACCCACAGTCACATGGTGGAAGGACGGCAGGCCCCTGGCCCTCCAGCCAGGCCGGCACATG CTGACCAGGAGCTCCCTGCTGGTGACAAGAGCAGAGATGAGGGATTCAGGGATCTACATGTGTGTGGCCACCAACTCCGCGGGGCAGCGGGAGAGCCGGGCAGCTCATGTGTCGGTGCAGG agcCCCAGGACTACCAGGAGCCTGTGGAGCTGCTGGCGGTGCGCATCCAGTTGGAGAATGTGACCCTGCTGAACCCAGAGCCGGAGCCCGCAAAGCACCCCCAGCCTGGGCCTGCTGTGTGGCTCAGCTGGAAG GTGAGCGGCCCTGCTGCACCAGCACAGGCCTACACAGCCCTATTCAGGGCCCAGGCAGCGGGTGGCCCTGGCACTCCATGGGCAGAGGCCCTGCTGGCCGGCTGGCAGAGTGCAGAGCTAGGGGGCCTCCGCTGGGGCCAAGACTACGAGCTCAAAGTGAGACCATCTTCCGGTCGCGCCCGAGGCCCTGACAGCAATGTGCTGCTCCTGAGGCTGCCTGAGCAAG cacccagcgcccctCCCCAGGAGGTGACCCTAAAACCAGGCAACGGCAGTATTTTTGTGAGTTGGGCCCCACCCCCAACTGAAAACCACAATGGCATCATCCGTGGCTACCAG GTCTGGAGCCTGGGCAACACCTCGCTGCCCCCCTCCAACTGGACGGTGGTGGCAGAGCAGACCCAGCTGGAGATCAGTGCCCGAATGTCAGGCTCCTACTGCATCCAGGTGGCTGCCGTCactggtgctggggctggggagccCAGCAGTCCCGTCTGCCTAGTTTTAG AGCACGCCCTGGAGAGAGCCTCCCGTGAGTCCAGCGAGACTGGCCCATGGACTCTGGAGCAGCTCACAGCCACCCTGAGGCGGCCAGAGGTCATTGCCAGTGGAGCTGTGGGTCTCTGGCTCCTGCTGCTGGGCACTGCTGTCTGTGTCCACCGCCGGCGCCGAGCTGGGATGCACCTGGGCCCAG GTCTGTACAGGTACACCAGTGAGGACGCCATCCTAAAacacag GATGGACCACAGTGACTCGCCCTGGCTGGCAGACACCTGGCGCTCCACCTCCCGGGACCTGAGCAGCACCAGCAGCCTCAGCAGCCGGTTGGGAGCTGACCCACGGGACCCTCTAGACTGCCATCGCTCAT TGATCTCCTGGGACCCCCAAAGCCCTGGTGTGCCCCTGCTGCCCGACACCAGCACATTTTACGGCTCTCTCATCGCACAGCTGCCATCCAGCTCCCCGGCCCGgccaagcccccagaccccagctgtCAGGCACCTCCCGCCCCAGCGCACCcggctctccagcccctggcccaGTTCAGACAGCCTCTGTAGCCGTCGGGGCCTCTCTTCTCCGCGCCTGTCTCTGGCCCCCACAGAGGCTTGGAAGGCCAAGAAGAAGCAGG AGCTACAGCAGGCCAACAGCTCCCCGCTGCTGCGGGCCAGCCATCCTACGGAGCTCCGGGcctgggagctggggaacagaggCTCCAGGAACCTTTCCCAAAGCCCAG TTTACCACACTCCAGAGGCCGTCCCCCGGGCTCTGGTTGCTTGGCGGGTCCtaggacctcagatcctcagcaACTCCAGTGAGCTGCTGGCTCGCACGCCGCCACCCTCCACATCCCTCTCTCCTCGCAGAGCCTCCACACAGAGCCAGCAGACCCA GCACCGGgtggagcccccagcaccctcccccctccctatgCCTGCATCCCCCAGCCCTCCTAGACCCCCCAGccctcccagccccccagcctcttccctctcaggcCCCAGCCCAGCCTCTAGTCGCCTGTCTagctcctcactgtcttccctggGCGAGGACCAGGACAGTGTGCTGACCCCCGAGGAGGTAGCCCTTTGTCTGGACCTCAGTGAGGGTGAGGAGACCCCCAG GAACAGTGCCTCACCCATGCCCAGGGCCCCGTCGCCCCCCACTACCTATGGGTATATCAGCATGCCCACCACCTCTGAGCTGGCCGACATGGGCCAGGCAGGAGGAGGTGAGGGGTCTGAGGGGACCGACTTGCTGCGCCCCCCTCGGCCTTGCCCCACACCCACTCCCAGTGAGGGCTCCTTGGCCAACGGCTGGGGCTCAGCATCCGAGGACAATACTCTCAGCGCCCGGGCCAGCTTGGTCAGCTCCTCTGATGGCTCCTTCCTCGCTGATGCCCACTTTGCCCAGGCCCTGGCGGTGGCAGTGGACAGTTTTGGCCTGGGCTTGGAGTCCAGAGAAGCAGATTGTGTCTTCACAG
- the ROBO4 gene encoding roundabout homolog 4 isoform X2 produces the protein MPSLDRQVNPRAGRSGSESFSPWVSSQFSKAGSIGFLQAASLLGQSLSHKQAPAPSSAVSACTGHSAWDQDRGLPAAMSCKGAGLLWAQWALSLLLLLGMGGTAQDYPPQILVHPEDQLLQGPGPAKMSCRASGQPPPTIHWLRNGEPLSMVSPDIHYLLPDGTLLLLQPPAEGHAWDKQTPSTDLGVYTCEASNPLGTAVSRGARLSVTVLREDFQMEPRDTVAMVGEQVVLECRPPWGHPEPTVTWWKDGRPLALQPGRHMLTRSSLLVTRAEMRDSGIYMCVATNSAGQRESRAAHVSVQEPQDYQEPVELLAVRIQLENVTLLNPEPEPAKHPQPGPAVWLSWKVSGPAAPAQAYTALFRAQAAGGPGTPWAEALLAGWQSAELGGLRWGQDYELKVRPSSGRARGPDSNVLLLRLPEQAPSAPPQEVTLKPGNGSIFVSWAPPPTENHNGIIRGYQVWSLGNTSLPPSNWTVVAEQTQLEISARMSGSYCIQVAAVTGAGAGEPSSPVCLVLEHALERASRESSETGPWTLEQLTATLRRPEVIASGAVGLWLLLLGTAVCVHRRRRAGMHLGPGLYRYTSEDAILKHRMDHSDSPWLADTWRSTSRDLSSTSSLSSRLGADPRDPLDCHRSLISWDPQSPGVPLLPDTSTFYGSLIAQLPSSSPARPSPQTPAVRHLPPQRTRLSSPWPSSDSLCSRRGLSSPRLSLAPTEAWKAKKKQELQQANSSPLLRASHPTELRAWELGNRGSRNLSQSPVYHTPEAVPRALVAWRVLGPQILSNSSELLARTPPPSTSLSPRRASTQSQQTQHRVEPPAPSPLPMPASPSPPRPPSPPSPPASSLSGPSPASSRLSSSSLSSLGEDQDSVLTPEEVALCLDLSEGEETPRNSASPMPRAPSPPTTYGYISMPTTSELADMGQAGGGEGSEGTDLLRPPRPCPTPTPSEGSLANGWGSASEDNTLSARASLVSSSDGSFLADAHFAQALAVAVDSFGLGLESREADCVFTDASSLPSSRDDLFLTSSLSLPLWEWRSDWLEELEHGHTQRLSRGLPPWPPDSWIPSQRSQLSSPVPKATNP, from the exons ATGCCCAGTCTGGATCGCCAAGTAAACCCCAGGGCTGGAAGGTCAGGGTCAGAAAGTTTCTCTCCCTGGGTCTCCTCCCAGTTCTCCAAGGCAGGAAGCATCGGTTTCCTCCAAGCTGCTtccctcctggggcagagtctcaGTCACAAACAAGCACCCGCCCCGTCCTCTGCTGTGAGTGCATGCACTGGACACAGTGCTTGGGACCAGGACAGAGGCCTGCCGGCAGCCATGAGCTGTAAAGGAGCCGGCCTCTTGTGGGCCCAGTGGGCCCTGTCTCTCCTGCTTCTGCTTGGCATGG gAGGCACAGCTCAGGACTACCCGCCCCAGATCCTAGTCCACCCTGAGGACCAGCTGCTTCAGGGCCCTGGCCCTGCCAAGATGAGCTGTCGGGCTTCTGGCCAGCCACCCCCCACCATCCACTGGCTGCGGAATGGGGAGCCTCTGAGCATGGTGTCCCCTGATATCCACTACCTCCTACCTGATGGAACCCTGTTGCTGCTGCAGCCCCCTGCTGAGGGGCATGCCTGGGACAAGCAGACCCCCTCCACGGACCTGGGCGTCTACACATGTGAGGCCAGCAACCCACTGGGCACAGCCGTGAGCCGAGGTGCACGGCTCTCTGTGACTG tccttcgGGAGGATTTCCAGATGGAGCCTCGGGACACGGTGGCCATGGTGGGTGAGCAGGTGGTTCTGGAGTGCAGGCCACCCTGGGGACACCCGGAACCCACAGTCACATGGTGGAAGGACGGCAGGCCCCTGGCCCTCCAGCCAGGCCGGCACATG CTGACCAGGAGCTCCCTGCTGGTGACAAGAGCAGAGATGAGGGATTCAGGGATCTACATGTGTGTGGCCACCAACTCCGCGGGGCAGCGGGAGAGCCGGGCAGCTCATGTGTCGGTGCAGG agcCCCAGGACTACCAGGAGCCTGTGGAGCTGCTGGCGGTGCGCATCCAGTTGGAGAATGTGACCCTGCTGAACCCAGAGCCGGAGCCCGCAAAGCACCCCCAGCCTGGGCCTGCTGTGTGGCTCAGCTGGAAG GTGAGCGGCCCTGCTGCACCAGCACAGGCCTACACAGCCCTATTCAGGGCCCAGGCAGCGGGTGGCCCTGGCACTCCATGGGCAGAGGCCCTGCTGGCCGGCTGGCAGAGTGCAGAGCTAGGGGGCCTCCGCTGGGGCCAAGACTACGAGCTCAAAGTGAGACCATCTTCCGGTCGCGCCCGAGGCCCTGACAGCAATGTGCTGCTCCTGAGGCTGCCTGAGCAAG cacccagcgcccctCCCCAGGAGGTGACCCTAAAACCAGGCAACGGCAGTATTTTTGTGAGTTGGGCCCCACCCCCAACTGAAAACCACAATGGCATCATCCGTGGCTACCAG GTCTGGAGCCTGGGCAACACCTCGCTGCCCCCCTCCAACTGGACGGTGGTGGCAGAGCAGACCCAGCTGGAGATCAGTGCCCGAATGTCAGGCTCCTACTGCATCCAGGTGGCTGCCGTCactggtgctggggctggggagccCAGCAGTCCCGTCTGCCTAGTTTTAG AGCACGCCCTGGAGAGAGCCTCCCGTGAGTCCAGCGAGACTGGCCCATGGACTCTGGAGCAGCTCACAGCCACCCTGAGGCGGCCAGAGGTCATTGCCAGTGGAGCTGTGGGTCTCTGGCTCCTGCTGCTGGGCACTGCTGTCTGTGTCCACCGCCGGCGCCGAGCTGGGATGCACCTGGGCCCAG GTCTGTACAGGTACACCAGTGAGGACGCCATCCTAAAacacag GATGGACCACAGTGACTCGCCCTGGCTGGCAGACACCTGGCGCTCCACCTCCCGGGACCTGAGCAGCACCAGCAGCCTCAGCAGCCGGTTGGGAGCTGACCCACGGGACCCTCTAGACTGCCATCGCTCAT TGATCTCCTGGGACCCCCAAAGCCCTGGTGTGCCCCTGCTGCCCGACACCAGCACATTTTACGGCTCTCTCATCGCACAGCTGCCATCCAGCTCCCCGGCCCGgccaagcccccagaccccagctgtCAGGCACCTCCCGCCCCAGCGCACCcggctctccagcccctggcccaGTTCAGACAGCCTCTGTAGCCGTCGGGGCCTCTCTTCTCCGCGCCTGTCTCTGGCCCCCACAGAGGCTTGGAAGGCCAAGAAGAAGCAGG AGCTACAGCAGGCCAACAGCTCCCCGCTGCTGCGGGCCAGCCATCCTACGGAGCTCCGGGcctgggagctggggaacagaggCTCCAGGAACCTTTCCCAAAGCCCAG TTTACCACACTCCAGAGGCCGTCCCCCGGGCTCTGGTTGCTTGGCGGGTCCtaggacctcagatcctcagcaACTCCAGTGAGCTGCTGGCTCGCACGCCGCCACCCTCCACATCCCTCTCTCCTCGCAGAGCCTCCACACAGAGCCAGCAGACCCA GCACCGGgtggagcccccagcaccctcccccctccctatgCCTGCATCCCCCAGCCCTCCTAGACCCCCCAGccctcccagccccccagcctcttccctctcaggcCCCAGCCCAGCCTCTAGTCGCCTGTCTagctcctcactgtcttccctggGCGAGGACCAGGACAGTGTGCTGACCCCCGAGGAGGTAGCCCTTTGTCTGGACCTCAGTGAGGGTGAGGAGACCCCCAG GAACAGTGCCTCACCCATGCCCAGGGCCCCGTCGCCCCCCACTACCTATGGGTATATCAGCATGCCCACCACCTCTGAGCTGGCCGACATGGGCCAGGCAGGAGGAGGTGAGGGGTCTGAGGGGACCGACTTGCTGCGCCCCCCTCGGCCTTGCCCCACACCCACTCCCAGTGAGGGCTCCTTGGCCAACGGCTGGGGCTCAGCATCCGAGGACAATACTCTCAGCGCCCGGGCCAGCTTGGTCAGCTCCTCTGATGGCTCCTTCCTCGCTGATGCCCACTTTGCCCAGGCCCTGGCGGTGGCAGTGGACAGTTTTGGCCTGGGCTTGGAGTCCAGAGAAGCAGATTGTGTCTTCACAG
- the ROBO4 gene encoding roundabout homolog 4 isoform X4, which translates to MPSLDRQVNPRAGRSGSESFSPWVSSQFSKAGSIGFLQAASLLGQSLSHKQAPAPSSAVSACTGHSAWDQDRGLPAAMSCKGAGLLWAQWALSLLLLLGMGGTAQDYPPQILVHPEDQLLQGPGPAKMSCRASGQPPPTIHWLRNGEPLSMVSPDIHYLLPDGTLLLLQPPAEGHAWDKQTPSTDLGVYTCEASNPLGTAVSRGARLSVTVLREDFQMEPRDTVAMVGEQVVLECRPPWGHPEPTVTWWKDGRPLALQPGRHMLTRSSLLVTRAEMRDSGIYMCVATNSAGQRESRAAHVSVQEPQDYQEPVELLAVRIQLENVTLLNPEPEPAKHPQPGPAVWLSWKVSGPAAPAQAYTALFRAQAAGGPGTPWAEALLAGWQSAELGGLRWGQDYELKVRPSSGRARGPDSNVLLLRLPEQAPSAPPQEVTLKPGNGSIFVSWAPPPTENHNGIIRGYQVWSLGNTSLPPSNWTVVAEQTQLEISARMSGSYCIQVAAVTGAGAGEPSSPVCLVLEHALERASRESSETGPWTLEQLTATLRRPEVIASGAVGLWLLLLGTAVCVHRRRRAGMHLGPGLYRYTSEDAILKHRMDHSDSPWLADTWRSTSRDLSSTSSLSSRLGADPRDPLDCHRSLISWDPQSPGVPLLPDTSTFYGSLIAQLPSSSPARPSPQTPAVRHLPPQRTRLSSPWPSSDSLCSRRGLSSPRLSLAPTEAWKAKKKQELQQANSSPLLRASHPTELRAWELGNRGSRNLSQSPVYHTPEAVPRALVAWRVLGPQILSNSSELLARTPPPSTSLSPRRASTQSQQTHSSLSSLGEDQDSVLTPEEVALCLDLSEGEETPRNSASPMPRAPSPPTTYGYISMPTTSELADMGQAGGGEGSEGTDLLRPPRPCPTPTPSEGSLANGWGSASEDNTLSARASLVSSSDGSFLADAHFAQALAVAVDSFGLGLESREADCVFTDASSLPSSRDDLFLTSSLSLPLWEWRSDWLEELEHGHTQRLSRGLPPWPPDSWIPSQRSQLSSPVPKATSKPLK; encoded by the exons ATGCCCAGTCTGGATCGCCAAGTAAACCCCAGGGCTGGAAGGTCAGGGTCAGAAAGTTTCTCTCCCTGGGTCTCCTCCCAGTTCTCCAAGGCAGGAAGCATCGGTTTCCTCCAAGCTGCTtccctcctggggcagagtctcaGTCACAAACAAGCACCCGCCCCGTCCTCTGCTGTGAGTGCATGCACTGGACACAGTGCTTGGGACCAGGACAGAGGCCTGCCGGCAGCCATGAGCTGTAAAGGAGCCGGCCTCTTGTGGGCCCAGTGGGCCCTGTCTCTCCTGCTTCTGCTTGGCATGG gAGGCACAGCTCAGGACTACCCGCCCCAGATCCTAGTCCACCCTGAGGACCAGCTGCTTCAGGGCCCTGGCCCTGCCAAGATGAGCTGTCGGGCTTCTGGCCAGCCACCCCCCACCATCCACTGGCTGCGGAATGGGGAGCCTCTGAGCATGGTGTCCCCTGATATCCACTACCTCCTACCTGATGGAACCCTGTTGCTGCTGCAGCCCCCTGCTGAGGGGCATGCCTGGGACAAGCAGACCCCCTCCACGGACCTGGGCGTCTACACATGTGAGGCCAGCAACCCACTGGGCACAGCCGTGAGCCGAGGTGCACGGCTCTCTGTGACTG tccttcgGGAGGATTTCCAGATGGAGCCTCGGGACACGGTGGCCATGGTGGGTGAGCAGGTGGTTCTGGAGTGCAGGCCACCCTGGGGACACCCGGAACCCACAGTCACATGGTGGAAGGACGGCAGGCCCCTGGCCCTCCAGCCAGGCCGGCACATG CTGACCAGGAGCTCCCTGCTGGTGACAAGAGCAGAGATGAGGGATTCAGGGATCTACATGTGTGTGGCCACCAACTCCGCGGGGCAGCGGGAGAGCCGGGCAGCTCATGTGTCGGTGCAGG agcCCCAGGACTACCAGGAGCCTGTGGAGCTGCTGGCGGTGCGCATCCAGTTGGAGAATGTGACCCTGCTGAACCCAGAGCCGGAGCCCGCAAAGCACCCCCAGCCTGGGCCTGCTGTGTGGCTCAGCTGGAAG GTGAGCGGCCCTGCTGCACCAGCACAGGCCTACACAGCCCTATTCAGGGCCCAGGCAGCGGGTGGCCCTGGCACTCCATGGGCAGAGGCCCTGCTGGCCGGCTGGCAGAGTGCAGAGCTAGGGGGCCTCCGCTGGGGCCAAGACTACGAGCTCAAAGTGAGACCATCTTCCGGTCGCGCCCGAGGCCCTGACAGCAATGTGCTGCTCCTGAGGCTGCCTGAGCAAG cacccagcgcccctCCCCAGGAGGTGACCCTAAAACCAGGCAACGGCAGTATTTTTGTGAGTTGGGCCCCACCCCCAACTGAAAACCACAATGGCATCATCCGTGGCTACCAG GTCTGGAGCCTGGGCAACACCTCGCTGCCCCCCTCCAACTGGACGGTGGTGGCAGAGCAGACCCAGCTGGAGATCAGTGCCCGAATGTCAGGCTCCTACTGCATCCAGGTGGCTGCCGTCactggtgctggggctggggagccCAGCAGTCCCGTCTGCCTAGTTTTAG AGCACGCCCTGGAGAGAGCCTCCCGTGAGTCCAGCGAGACTGGCCCATGGACTCTGGAGCAGCTCACAGCCACCCTGAGGCGGCCAGAGGTCATTGCCAGTGGAGCTGTGGGTCTCTGGCTCCTGCTGCTGGGCACTGCTGTCTGTGTCCACCGCCGGCGCCGAGCTGGGATGCACCTGGGCCCAG GTCTGTACAGGTACACCAGTGAGGACGCCATCCTAAAacacag GATGGACCACAGTGACTCGCCCTGGCTGGCAGACACCTGGCGCTCCACCTCCCGGGACCTGAGCAGCACCAGCAGCCTCAGCAGCCGGTTGGGAGCTGACCCACGGGACCCTCTAGACTGCCATCGCTCAT TGATCTCCTGGGACCCCCAAAGCCCTGGTGTGCCCCTGCTGCCCGACACCAGCACATTTTACGGCTCTCTCATCGCACAGCTGCCATCCAGCTCCCCGGCCCGgccaagcccccagaccccagctgtCAGGCACCTCCCGCCCCAGCGCACCcggctctccagcccctggcccaGTTCAGACAGCCTCTGTAGCCGTCGGGGCCTCTCTTCTCCGCGCCTGTCTCTGGCCCCCACAGAGGCTTGGAAGGCCAAGAAGAAGCAGG AGCTACAGCAGGCCAACAGCTCCCCGCTGCTGCGGGCCAGCCATCCTACGGAGCTCCGGGcctgggagctggggaacagaggCTCCAGGAACCTTTCCCAAAGCCCAG TTTACCACACTCCAGAGGCCGTCCCCCGGGCTCTGGTTGCTTGGCGGGTCCtaggacctcagatcctcagcaACTCCAGTGAGCTGCTGGCTCGCACGCCGCCACCCTCCACATCCCTCTCTCCTCGCAGAGCCTCCACACAGAGCCAGCAGACCCA ctcctcactgtcttccctggGCGAGGACCAGGACAGTGTGCTGACCCCCGAGGAGGTAGCCCTTTGTCTGGACCTCAGTGAGGGTGAGGAGACCCCCAG GAACAGTGCCTCACCCATGCCCAGGGCCCCGTCGCCCCCCACTACCTATGGGTATATCAGCATGCCCACCACCTCTGAGCTGGCCGACATGGGCCAGGCAGGAGGAGGTGAGGGGTCTGAGGGGACCGACTTGCTGCGCCCCCCTCGGCCTTGCCCCACACCCACTCCCAGTGAGGGCTCCTTGGCCAACGGCTGGGGCTCAGCATCCGAGGACAATACTCTCAGCGCCCGGGCCAGCTTGGTCAGCTCCTCTGATGGCTCCTTCCTCGCTGATGCCCACTTTGCCCAGGCCCTGGCGGTGGCAGTGGACAGTTTTGGCCTGGGCTTGGAGTCCAGAGAAGCAGATTGTGTCTTCACAG